A window of Rhinolophus ferrumequinum isolate MPI-CBG mRhiFer1 chromosome X, mRhiFer1_v1.p, whole genome shotgun sequence contains these coding sequences:
- the SH2D1A gene encoding SH2 domain-containing protein 1A: MDAVAVYHGKISRETGEKLLLATGLDGSYLLRDSESVPGVYCLCVLYQGYIYTYRVSQTDTGSWSAETAPGVHKRFFRKIKNLISAFQKPDQGIVIPLQYPVEKSSARSTQGTTGRREDPDVFLKAP; encoded by the exons ATGGATGCAGTGGCTGTGTATCATGGCAAAATCAGCCGGGAGACAGGGGAGAAACTCCTGCTTGCCACCGGTCTAGATGGCAGCTATTTGCTGAGGGACAGCGAAAGTGTCCCAGGCGTGTACTGCCTGTGTGTGCT GTATCAAGGTTACATTTATACATACCGAGTGTCCCAGACAGACACAGGTTCTTGGAGTGCTGAG aCAGCACCCGGGGTACATAAAAGATTTTTCcggaaaataaaaaatctcattTCAGCATTTCAAAAGCCAGATCAAGGTATTGTAATACCTCTGCAGTATCCAGTTGAGAAGTCCTCAGCTAGAAGTACACAAGGTACTACAG GGAGAAGAGAAGATCCTGATGTCTTCCTGAAAGCAccgtga